The genomic DNA CTCTTCCATTTTTACATTCCGAATTGATTGGAGAAATTCTACTCAATTGTAGGGCTTTAATCGCAGCCACTAAAATGAACGATTGTCCTTTTGTTGCAGAATTCAGAATCAATCCACAAGGAGAAATCTATCTGATCGAGGCCGTTCCGGAAGTAGGAGGAGAATTTTTAGCGGACAATTTAATTCCGAATTATTTTGGTTCTTCTTATTTCGAGAATTTAGTAAAACTTCTTGTAGGAGAAAAAATTAAACCTTTCCCGAACTATTTTAAAATTCCCAATCAATACGCTGGAATTTTTTTCTCAGCTCCTCCAGAAGGAAAATCTAAACTAGTTGAACATTCCGAATTTCACACAAACGGAAAGGAAAAACTGATCTTCGATCTTAAGTTAAAACAACCGGAAGACATTTTAAAAACAAACGAAGGAAACGGAGTTCGTGTTAGAAGTATAGGAATCTTAGGCCCAGAAGAAAATCATCAAACCTTGACTCAATGGAAGGAGTCAGTTCTACAAAGACTGGAAGGTAAATTTGAATCCGTCTGAATCTTCTTCCCGTTCCGCCTGGAATTTTCATTATACTAGAACCAAGTCCAGACTCGGTTATCCCGACGAAAATCTGGTCAGAATGCTTTCCAAAATCGATTCCGATAAACAAGAAGAAAAAAAAGCCTTAGATTTCGGAACCGGTTCCGGTAGACATTGTGTTTTGTTAAACGAATTCGGTTATCAAGTTTACGCCACAGATTACACCGAAAATTCCATCAAAACGGTTCAAGAAACGTTTCCTTTCGTAAAAACATCGTTAGGTGGTGATCCCCCCTTCCCCTTTGAAGAAAACTTTTTCGATGTAATCGTAAGTTGGGGAGTTCTACACTATAATTCTGCCCAATCGGCTAAAAATATTCTCAAAGAAAAAATGAGAATTCTCAAGAAAGGAGGTTATCTCGCTGGTTCTGTTAGAGCGGTAGGAGACACCCATCTTCAAGCACGGGAAACCGTAGTCGGTACCGCGGATCTTAAAGGTGCCTATACTCGTTTTTATACATTAGAAGAATTGAAAGAAGATTTAAAAGGTTTCTCCCACTTAGACTTCGGTTATACAGAAAGAACCCCTCTGGGAAAATTGGAAGAAAGGATCTGTCATTGGATTTTTCTGGCAAAACTATAAACGAAACCTGTCCCTGTTGTCAAAAAAAAGACTGGAAATTTCTCTACAATTCAACATTTAAAAATTACAATATTCCAATTTACTTATGCTTAAGTTGTGGTCTACAAACTCAATATCCTAGACCGGAACCTTCCCAACTATACACGGAGGAATATTATTCCGGTAACGCTAATTTTTCGTACCGTGACGAAAGACAAACCGAAAAATTTGATCGATACGTTTGGAAAGCCAGAATTAAAAACATTCAAAAATTCAAATCAAATGGAGAATTTTTAGACGTAGGTTGTTCTTTTGGAGGTTTTTTAAACTGCGCCCAAGAAGCCGGTTTTCAAGTAACAGGAGTGGAAATCTCTTCTTATTCCGCGGAAGTCGCTAAGTCCAGAGGATTAAAGGTATATACGGGAGAATTTTTAGACGTTGATCTTCCTGAAAATTTTTTTGACGTGATTACTTTGGTAGAAGTGATAGAACACCTTTCTGATCCGGAACAAATTTTTGAAAAGTTAAATAGAATTCTCAAACCAGGAGGATTGTTACTAATACAAACTGCAAACTTTGAAGGTTGGCAAGCAATCGATGCAGGTGCAAACTATCACTACTACCTTCCTGGACATTTTTATTATTATTCGCAATCCAATCTGAAAAAAATTCTTGATCGTTTCGGTTTTAAAGATCCCATCACTTATCTCGGAGTGGATTTTTCTCTCTTCGCAAAATTACTTAAGTCCAGAGGAAGTTTCAAATCTTGGAATGAATATTGGAAATGGATTCGAATCAGTGTTTATCACTGGAAAAGCAAACTCAAAAAACAAAACAGACCTTTGACTTCATCTATGGTTCTGTACAGCTTCAAGGCGGACTGAACAATGTTACATTTTTTTAAACCAGGTTGGTTAACCGACTCAGATAAGATCCCCGAAAAAGGTTTTTTAAGAACCTTCGTAATATTCATCCGGATCATATTGGGTTCCGCATATCGTTTCATCAAAGACGACTGTCTTATGCAGGCTTCCGGAATTTCCTATACTACGATCGTATCTTTAATTCCTATGCTTACGGTTGCGTTATCTTTGATTACAATCACTTCCGGTTTAGAAAATAGAAAAGAAGAAATTTTCGATACTATAAACACATTCATTTTACAAAGTAACATCAGCATAGACATCAACCCATATCTGGAAACAATAGGAGACCTAATCGATACCGCATCCCAAATTGGAGCGATCGGATTTATAACTTTAGTATTTTCGGCAACCGCGGTTCTACGTTCTCTCGAAAATGCATTTAACGGAATTTGGAAAATTCATTCTAATAGATCCCTATTTCAAAAATTAATTTTTTACTTTTTTGTATTAGCCATAGGCCCTCTTCTTTTTGTGATCGTAGAAGGAATCGCAAAAAGAACCATCGATTTTTTCAGACCTTCTCACTATTTTTCCATGGAAAAAGATTCATCCGGAAAAATTTGGGTGAGTGGAGAAAACGGAACCTTATTTCGAATAGACTCAAATCTCAAAAAGGAATATTCGATCCGAGAAGAAGAAATCGATTTTGAAAACATGAAATGTCTGGATGCGTTAGGCGGAAGACTTGACTTCTGCAAAAAACCGGACATAGGGACTTCCAATTTCGTTCGAATTAAAATCCAAGAGGAAATGATCTACGCTCTTTCCGCAAAAGGATTACTTTTAATCAAATCTTTAGAATCTCCCGTTTGGAGACTGGCTTCCTTCGAGGGTGTCGAACTAAAAGACATAGAGGTAATCAATTCAAATAATATTTTTATTATATTCAAAAATGGAGAAGTTCTTCATTACATTCCAGAAGGAATTTCCTTCAAACCGATCTTCAAAGACAGACTGAAGATGAACGCTTCTAAAATTTATTTTCCGGACGAATTAAACGGTTATATCGCCGACGAATCCGGAACGGTTTGGACTAGCAACGACGGAGGTTTTAATTTTTATCCGAATCGACTGACTCATTTAGCGTTTCATGATATTCATAAAACTACAAACGGAGAGTTCTTTTTAGCCGGAGAAAGAGGGGCTTTGTATCGTTCTACGGACGGAGGAAACACCTGGATACAGCTAAGCCATAAACGGTACAACTTTATACGAATCTGGTCTTTTAGCGGAACTGATATTACGGAATTATTTCTAATGGATAGTTTAGGAAATATACTGATTTCAACGGATTTAGGTGAACACTGGAATCCGTTTTATACTCCTATGAACGGTAAGTTATGGGCCAATCTTCTTTTAGAAAGAAAAGAAAACGGACAAATCAAAATACTCAACATAGGCGAATACCGCACGATCAGCGTTACAGAATCCAAGGACCAGAAGTTTGTAACGACCCTAATCACAGGGGGAGACAGTGTATTTACGATTTATTCTTTTTTAAGAATTTTATTTCCTCTTTCCGGAATTTGGCTCTTTTTTCTAAGCCTTTATTCCTTGATTCCGAACACGAAGGTTCCTTTAAAAGCTTCCTCTGTGGGTGCTGCTGTCACTGGGATTATATTTCTAGTTTTTATTTGGGGATTTCAAGTTTATATTTTATCTTTTAGTGAAACTACGATGATTATCTACAAAGCGTTAGCCGCTATTCCAATTTTTCTTTTAGGAGTATATTCACTTTCTCTAATTGTTTTGTTCGGAGCCGAAATCACCGCTTGTCTTCAGTTTAGAGAAAGATATATCGCCCCTTTTCACTCTCTGGACGAAATGAATACTTCGCCTAGCAACGAATTCAGAAAATTAATTTTAACTTTAAAATCAGCTTATAAAATCCAAAAAGAAAAAAAAGTTCCCTCTTCCTGTGTTGAACTTTCTTCCGTTTCTGGTTTAAAAGAAGAGGAAATTCCAGTCCTTACTAAAAAACTCTGTGAGTTGGAATTGTTGTCCGAAACTAAAAAAAATGAATTCGTTCCGATCGCTTCTCCCGTAGATCTAAGCATCGCGGACGTCTATCGTAAAGTCCCTGAACCTCTTTTAACCGGAGATCAAAATCTAAAATTATTTCCGACAAACATCGTTTCTAAAATCGAAAAAACGGAAGAAAAACTACAAAACGATCTGGACGCTATTAAGTTCAGCGATCTAATCAGCTAACAAGAATAAGTTGTTTTTTAGGGGCTCAAAAATTTTCAGACACAAGAAGAAATTAAAAACTTCGTTTTACCGATTTTTTATTTAAAGTTTTATCATTTTGGATATAACATTCAGATGAATGGTAGTATCGTTATATAAATTATAATGTATAGACAAATTGAAACTTCCTAACAACGATATTTCCACATTTTTTATCGATGTGTAAATTTTGACATCCCAAAAGCAGAAGGATTCTAAAATTGAAATCGATTTTTAAACCTTTTGATCAATTTTTTGATAGGGAGGAAGATTAGAAGATAAAGACTGATAAATCTGTTCCGCAAGTCCCAAAGAAGAATTAGAAGATAGATTTTTAGAATATTCGTCATAGAGCATATCTTCAAAAATTTCTTCCGCGTATCCTCCGTCTATCAAACCGGATTTGTTCACCGTTTTTTTCATCTCGTTTAACATCATTTTTACGAATATGGATTCGAATTCAACAGAAGCTGAATATAGTTTTTTGCGATACGGATCTGCCGCAATCTCTTCCTGAATGTTATGTGGAAGTTTGATTTCGGAAGAACTCACTTTTCCAGTAAGTTTTTCGTTAAACTCTTCTCGTAAAACCTCCGGAAAAGCAGACTTGTTCTTATGTTGTTTTTCCAAATTTAGAAGACTTTTTACTTCTGGCTTTTCGATTAGATTTAGTTTATTTGAATAATCTTTTATAGAATCAATCATCATTGTATCTCCAATTCCGCGTGCAGCGCTCCTGATTTTTTTAGGGCTTCTAAAATAGCGATGATGTCTTTTGTAGAAGCGCCTACTTTGTTTAAGGCTTCCACCACGTCACCCACGCTTGTAGATTCCTCGATTAAAAAAGAACTTTTAGTGGGTTCTTGTTCTTTTCCGAGCCAATTACGTCTTCTATTTTTATCCGTTACAGAAAGATTCAAACCAGAACGAGAAACCGCAACTTCTTCGATCGTAATATTACCTCCCATCACGATCACTCCGGTTCTTTCGTTAATAACTACTTTAGGTTTTACTTGTGTTTCCACGGTCAAATTTTCGATGTCGCTTAACAAAGTTAGGAACGCATCCGATTTATTTTCGAAACTTTTTCCGAGAACGATATTAATTTCGGAAGGAGAAATAGGAACTACAGACTCAGGTCCAATTCCGTGTTTTCCCGGAAGAATAGAACGGATTTTTGAGACGATCGCGTTTAATGTAGTAAAGTCTTGATTTTCAAGTTGTATCTGAACTCTTTCGGAAGCGTAAAAATTCTGATCTAACTCCTGTTCGACGATCGCCCCACCGTGAACTACCCCTACCGTTTTTTTATTTCCTCTGGAACTAATTCCACGCTCCTGTTCTTGTCTGCCTCCGAATGAAATCACTCCAGAAGCAACCGCATAAGTTTTATCTCCAGCGGTTTTTAAAGGAGATTGTAAAAGAACTCCACCTTCCAAAGACTTAGCGTCTCCGATAGACGAAACTACAACGTTTAACTTATCTCCTTTCCTAGAATAAGTTGGTATCGTAGCCGTAATTAAAACAGAAGCGATGTTTCTAGTCTGGTCCGGTTTAAGATTGGCTTCTACTCCCAAATTCTTTAAATAATTTTTCATACTTTCAGACGTAAAAGGAGTTTTACTATCTCCCGTTCCGGGAAGACCTACCACAATACCGTAACCGGTAATTTGATTTTCCCGAACCCCTTCAATTCTTGCAATATCCTTCAACCTAAACTCGGCGGAGTTTAAGGAAAAAACAGTCCCTAAAAAAATAAAACCGCTCGAAAAGAACATGCAAAAAATAGAATATTTAGATTTCATTGTGATTCTCCCAAAAGTCTGTTCAGTTGGTTCAGAATCAGTTTTTGTTTTTCTTCTTCCGAAAGTTCCGCCTTAGTGGTAACGGAACCGTCTGGATTGGTAATCGTTTTGATAGAAATTGGCGGACTTACTTGCTGAGGTTTGATCTTACCATTAAAATTTAACTGAAGATTTGCGATTTTATCGGAATCGATAGATAAATCCTTCTCCACAAATTCGGGAGAAACGGTTCCGGATAAAAGAAGACTGTTTTCTTCTCCATTGATCACGTTTACTTTTTGTCCTTGAACGGTCAAAAGTCCCGTGTTCGGATCGATCGCAGTCACTAAAACCGTCAGATTTCCCTTTATCTTTCCGATAGATTTGATCTTTCCCTTATTTTTACGGGTGATCGTACGATCGTTGTTATACGAAGGCATATCCGGAATGATCTTTTTATCAGGCATCGCTTTTAAAGTCAGAGTTTCATCCGCATTGGATTCTAGTTCAAATTCTGCTTGAAGTCCGTTTCTGATTTTAACGTAAAGAGTAGAACCCACTTTCATACTCTGACGCACAGAATACGGATTTTTATCCGTCCAAAGCGAAGATTCCTGGGCGTTTAAAGAAAAGTTATTCCCTAAAAAAAACAAACAGGAAAAAAAAGTCGCAAAATACGTCATAGAAATTTTTATATCTACAATATTAAGTTTTTCTAAATAGTATTTCAGATTAACATCTACGTAAATCAAAGAACT from Leptospira kirschneri serovar Cynopteri str. 3522 CT includes the following:
- a CDS encoding class I SAM-dependent methyltransferase, translating into MNPSESSSRSAWNFHYTRTKSRLGYPDENLVRMLSKIDSDKQEEKKALDFGTGSGRHCVLLNEFGYQVYATDYTENSIKTVQETFPFVKTSLGGDPPFPFEENFFDVIVSWGVLHYNSAQSAKNILKEKMRILKKGGYLAGSVRAVGDTHLQARETVVGTADLKGAYTRFYTLEELKEDLKGFSHLDFGYTERTPLGKLEERICHWIFLAKL
- a CDS encoding class I SAM-dependent methyltransferase; protein product: MDFSGKTINETCPCCQKKDWKFLYNSTFKNYNIPIYLCLSCGLQTQYPRPEPSQLYTEEYYSGNANFSYRDERQTEKFDRYVWKARIKNIQKFKSNGEFLDVGCSFGGFLNCAQEAGFQVTGVEISSYSAEVAKSRGLKVYTGEFLDVDLPENFFDVITLVEVIEHLSDPEQIFEKLNRILKPGGLLLIQTANFEGWQAIDAGANYHYYLPGHFYYYSQSNLKKILDRFGFKDPITYLGVDFSLFAKLLKSRGSFKSWNEYWKWIRISVYHWKSKLKKQNRPLTSSMVLYSFKAD
- a CDS encoding YhjD/YihY/BrkB family envelope integrity protein is translated as MLHFFKPGWLTDSDKIPEKGFLRTFVIFIRIILGSAYRFIKDDCLMQASGISYTTIVSLIPMLTVALSLITITSGLENRKEEIFDTINTFILQSNISIDINPYLETIGDLIDTASQIGAIGFITLVFSATAVLRSLENAFNGIWKIHSNRSLFQKLIFYFFVLAIGPLLFVIVEGIAKRTIDFFRPSHYFSMEKDSSGKIWVSGENGTLFRIDSNLKKEYSIREEEIDFENMKCLDALGGRLDFCKKPDIGTSNFVRIKIQEEMIYALSAKGLLLIKSLESPVWRLASFEGVELKDIEVINSNNIFIIFKNGEVLHYIPEGISFKPIFKDRLKMNASKIYFPDELNGYIADESGTVWTSNDGGFNFYPNRLTHLAFHDIHKTTNGEFFLAGERGALYRSTDGGNTWIQLSHKRYNFIRIWSFSGTDITELFLMDSLGNILISTDLGEHWNPFYTPMNGKLWANLLLERKENGQIKILNIGEYRTISVTESKDQKFVTTLITGGDSVFTIYSFLRILFPLSGIWLFFLSLYSLIPNTKVPLKASSVGAAVTGIIFLVFIWGFQVYILSFSETTMIIYKALAAIPIFLLGVYSLSLIVLFGAEITACLQFRERYIAPFHSLDEMNTSPSNEFRKLILTLKSAYKIQKEKKVPSSCVELSSVSGLKEEEIPVLTKKLCELELLSETKKNEFVPIASPVDLSIADVYRKVPEPLLTGDQNLKLFPTNIVSKIEKTEEKLQNDLDAIKFSDLIS
- a CDS encoding rod-binding protein, which encodes MMIDSIKDYSNKLNLIEKPEVKSLLNLEKQHKNKSAFPEVLREEFNEKLTGKVSSSEIKLPHNIQEEIAADPYRKKLYSASVEFESIFVKMMLNEMKKTVNKSGLIDGGYAEEIFEDMLYDEYSKNLSSNSSLGLAEQIYQSLSSNLPPYQKIDQKV
- a CDS encoding flagellar basal body P-ring protein FlgI → MKSKYSIFCMFFSSGFIFLGTVFSLNSAEFRLKDIARIEGVRENQITGYGIVVGLPGTGDSKTPFTSESMKNYLKNLGVEANLKPDQTRNIASVLITATIPTYSRKGDKLNVVVSSIGDAKSLEGGVLLQSPLKTAGDKTYAVASGVISFGGRQEQERGISSRGNKKTVGVVHGGAIVEQELDQNFYASERVQIQLENQDFTTLNAIVSKIRSILPGKHGIGPESVVPISPSEINIVLGKSFENKSDAFLTLLSDIENLTVETQVKPKVVINERTGVIVMGGNITIEEVAVSRSGLNLSVTDKNRRRNWLGKEQEPTKSSFLIEESTSVGDVVEALNKVGASTKDIIAILEALKKSGALHAELEIQ
- a CDS encoding flagellar basal body L-ring protein FlgH, giving the protein MKIYKRNVAPTSGILDTNILSSFFLNLKFIERLTDRKYIVFFLSILKSLRQKLGISLKDCSTNCSLTNLISKFQKSSLIYVDVNLKYYLEKLNIVDIKISMTYFATFFSCLFFLGNNFSLNAQESSLWTDKNPYSVRQSMKVGSTLYVKIRNGLQAEFELESNADETLTLKAMPDKKIIPDMPSYNNDRTITRKNKGKIKSIGKIKGNLTVLVTAIDPNTGLLTVQGQKVNVINGEENSLLLSGTVSPEFVEKDLSIDSDKIANLQLNFNGKIKPQQVSPPISIKTITNPDGSVTTKAELSEEEKQKLILNQLNRLLGESQ